In Archocentrus centrarchus isolate MPI-CPG fArcCen1 chromosome 16, fArcCen1, whole genome shotgun sequence, a single window of DNA contains:
- the etsrp gene encoding ETS1-related protein isoform X1, which produces MYWDTLIKATDGSADSKVKMEVCQSGYYTEDFRTQEVPAGFDFASYDCPGEDLSFLLDSKVPGQQQQQYVADSSYPKASHPYETKASDAALFSLDAYQEFSWWASYPQDGLTVDQSQTGYQEPPQTYPSLAPQTGQFSPAVEGSHSPFLTGTGSNTVQSEADQSYFDSEAQRQSSSYWPEYPSPSFTAPPSHLSLSSCPSNSGLQSSEQYCPRVVKRKSTPTQRLDREGQITGMSAYPGSGPIQLWQFLLELLLDSACRTFISWTGDGWEFKMSDPTEVAKRWGQCKNKPKMNYEKLSRGLRYYYHKNIIHKTAGKRYVYRFVCDMQGMLGKTAQEVLSSMNVLPTNTESWQCSGVPTAAAASDHSRETWASQ; this is translated from the exons ATGTACTGGGACACTTTGATCAAAGCTACAGACGGAAGCGCGGACTCCAAAGTAAAG ATGGAGGTTTGCCAGAGCGGATACTACACAGAAGACTTCAGGACGCAGGAAGTGCCAGCTGGCTTCGACTTTGCATCTTATG ACTGCCCTGGTGAAGACCTGTCTTTTCTGTTAGACAGTAAAGTGCccggacagcagcagcagcagtatgtGGCAGACAGCAGCTACCCAAAGGCTTCCCATCCTTATGAAACTAAAG CGAGTGATGCTGCCCTCTTCAGCCTGGATGCATACCAGGAGTTCAGCTGGTGGGCATCGTATCCACAAG ATGGGCTGACAGTGGACCAGTCCCAAACTGGGTACCAGGAGCCTCCGCAGACGTACCCGAGCTTGGCGCCCCAGACCGGACAGTTCAGCCCAGCCGTGGAAGGCAGCCACAGCCCCTTCCTCACTGGAACGGGATCAAACACAGTACAAA GTGAAGCAGATCAGAGCTACTTTGACTCTGAAGCTCAGAGGCAGTCCTCGTCCTATTGGCCCGAATACCCGTCCCCCAGCTTCACTGCCCCTCCATCACACCTTTCTCTGTCCTCATGCCCCTCAAACTCCGGCCTTCAGTCGTCAGAACAGTACTGTCCCCGTGTGGTCAAACGAAAAAGCACCCCTACCCAGAGGCTGGACAGAGAGGGGCAGATAACGGGAATGTCGGCTTATCCTG GTTCTGGTCCAATCCAGCTGTGGCAGTTTTTACTGGAGCTTCTGCTGGACTCTGCCTGCCGCACCTTCATCTCCTGGACAGGAGATGGATGGGAGTTCAAGATGTCTGACCCCACAGAG GTGGCCAAGCGCTGGGGTCAGTGCAAGAATAAGCCAAAGATGAACTATGAGAAGCTGAGCCGTGGCCTCCGTTACTACTACCACAAAAACATCATCCATAAGACGGCAGGCAAGCGCTACGTGTACCGCTTTGTCTGCGACATGcagggcatgctgggaaagACGGCACAGGAGGTCCTGAGCAGTATGAACGTGCTACCCACAAACACAGAGTCCTGGCAGTGCTCGGGGGTACCGACGGCAGCGGCAGCTTCTGATCACAGCAGAGAAACGTGGGCGTCACAGTAG
- the etsrp gene encoding ETS1-related protein isoform X2, with translation MYWDTLIKATDGSADSKVKMEVCQSGYYTEDFRTQEVPAGFDFASYDSKVPGQQQQQYVADSSYPKASHPYETKASDAALFSLDAYQEFSWWASYPQDGLTVDQSQTGYQEPPQTYPSLAPQTGQFSPAVEGSHSPFLTGTGSNTVQSEADQSYFDSEAQRQSSSYWPEYPSPSFTAPPSHLSLSSCPSNSGLQSSEQYCPRVVKRKSTPTQRLDREGQITGMSAYPGSGPIQLWQFLLELLLDSACRTFISWTGDGWEFKMSDPTEVAKRWGQCKNKPKMNYEKLSRGLRYYYHKNIIHKTAGKRYVYRFVCDMQGMLGKTAQEVLSSMNVLPTNTESWQCSGVPTAAAASDHSRETWASQ, from the exons ATGTACTGGGACACTTTGATCAAAGCTACAGACGGAAGCGCGGACTCCAAAGTAAAG ATGGAGGTTTGCCAGAGCGGATACTACACAGAAGACTTCAGGACGCAGGAAGTGCCAGCTGGCTTCGACTTTGCATCTTATG ACAGTAAAGTGCccggacagcagcagcagcagtatgtGGCAGACAGCAGCTACCCAAAGGCTTCCCATCCTTATGAAACTAAAG CGAGTGATGCTGCCCTCTTCAGCCTGGATGCATACCAGGAGTTCAGCTGGTGGGCATCGTATCCACAAG ATGGGCTGACAGTGGACCAGTCCCAAACTGGGTACCAGGAGCCTCCGCAGACGTACCCGAGCTTGGCGCCCCAGACCGGACAGTTCAGCCCAGCCGTGGAAGGCAGCCACAGCCCCTTCCTCACTGGAACGGGATCAAACACAGTACAAA GTGAAGCAGATCAGAGCTACTTTGACTCTGAAGCTCAGAGGCAGTCCTCGTCCTATTGGCCCGAATACCCGTCCCCCAGCTTCACTGCCCCTCCATCACACCTTTCTCTGTCCTCATGCCCCTCAAACTCCGGCCTTCAGTCGTCAGAACAGTACTGTCCCCGTGTGGTCAAACGAAAAAGCACCCCTACCCAGAGGCTGGACAGAGAGGGGCAGATAACGGGAATGTCGGCTTATCCTG GTTCTGGTCCAATCCAGCTGTGGCAGTTTTTACTGGAGCTTCTGCTGGACTCTGCCTGCCGCACCTTCATCTCCTGGACAGGAGATGGATGGGAGTTCAAGATGTCTGACCCCACAGAG GTGGCCAAGCGCTGGGGTCAGTGCAAGAATAAGCCAAAGATGAACTATGAGAAGCTGAGCCGTGGCCTCCGTTACTACTACCACAAAAACATCATCCATAAGACGGCAGGCAAGCGCTACGTGTACCGCTTTGTCTGCGACATGcagggcatgctgggaaagACGGCACAGGAGGTCCTGAGCAGTATGAACGTGCTACCCACAAACACAGAGTCCTGGCAGTGCTCGGGGGTACCGACGGCAGCGGCAGCTTCTGATCACAGCAGAGAAACGTGGGCGTCACAGTAG